The following proteins are co-located in the Dyadobacter chenwenxiniae genome:
- a CDS encoding glycoside hydrolase family 95 protein, protein MTYKLITAFLLTISLTTISIAQVKPQRLWFNKPASQWEETIPVGNGRLGMMSDGGVMRENVVLNDITLWSGGVQDANNYDAHKSLPEIRRLLLEGKNDEAQKLVNQNFVAKGAGSGHGDGANVPFGCYQVLGNLRMQFAYKGVDSSNIQYKDYKRELSLSDAVASLVYTVNGVTYRREYFTSFGDDIGIIKISADKPGQLNLRLNLDRPERFQTVVKNNALEMSGQLNNGTDGKGMKYLAKIKPQVKGGKLAVSGKQIVITDADEIILYFSAGTDFKDKNFQTETERLIDVAVKKSYTVQKQSHIANYQKFFNRTTLHLGGSKGDDLPTDQRLSSFQKNPGSDNELPVLFFQYGRYLSISSTRVGLLPPNLQGLWANQIQTPWNGDYHLDVNIQMNQWPVEVVNLSELNLPLADLVKGLVKPGEKTAKAYYNADGWVAHVITNVWGFTEPGEEASWGASNAGSGWICNNLWEHYAFTLDKDYLKDIYPILKGAAEFYNSALVQHPKTGWLVTAPSISPENSFYLPNGKTAAICMGPTIDNQMTRELFTNVITACEVLGVDAALKTTLQNKLKQLPPPGVVGSDGRLMEWLEEYKEVEPKHRHIAHLYGLFPAPLITPEKTPELAAASAKTLEARGDDSPGWSKAYKLLFWARLHDGNRANKLLKELLVPTLDTNMNYGAGGGVYPNMLVAGPPFQIDGNYGGTAGIAEMLIQSHDGYIDILPAMPDAWKASGEVKGLKARGNFTVDFKWENGKVTDYKVLSKTPRKVWVKMNGEKKEITSTH, encoded by the coding sequence ATGACATATAAACTCATAACAGCGTTTCTATTAACCATTTCATTAACAACCATTTCCATAGCCCAGGTTAAACCACAACGCCTTTGGTTTAACAAGCCGGCAAGCCAATGGGAGGAGACCATTCCGGTTGGTAATGGGCGGTTGGGGATGATGAGTGATGGCGGGGTGATGCGGGAGAATGTGGTACTGAACGACATTACGCTTTGGTCCGGCGGGGTGCAGGATGCGAATAATTATGACGCGCATAAAAGCTTGCCTGAGATCCGCAGGCTGCTTCTGGAAGGTAAAAACGATGAAGCGCAGAAGCTGGTGAACCAGAATTTCGTGGCCAAAGGCGCCGGATCGGGGCATGGTGACGGGGCTAATGTGCCTTTTGGGTGTTATCAGGTGCTGGGGAACCTGCGAATGCAGTTTGCTTACAAAGGCGTTGATTCCTCGAACATTCAATACAAAGATTACAAGCGTGAATTGTCGCTGAGTGATGCGGTGGCGAGTCTGGTTTACACCGTGAACGGCGTGACTTACAGGCGCGAATACTTTACGAGCTTTGGGGATGATATTGGCATAATCAAAATTTCGGCCGACAAGCCGGGACAGCTGAATTTGCGCCTTAACCTCGACCGTCCCGAGCGTTTTCAGACTGTTGTGAAGAACAATGCCCTCGAAATGTCGGGGCAGCTGAACAATGGAACGGACGGGAAAGGGATGAAATACCTGGCCAAGATCAAGCCGCAGGTGAAGGGTGGGAAACTGGCAGTTTCTGGCAAGCAGATCGTCATTACGGATGCGGATGAGATCATTCTCTATTTTTCGGCTGGGACAGATTTTAAAGACAAAAACTTCCAAACGGAGACGGAGAGGCTGATTGATGTCGCAGTGAAAAAATCTTACACTGTTCAGAAACAGAGTCATATTGCCAATTACCAGAAATTCTTCAATCGTACGACGCTGCATCTGGGTGGTTCGAAAGGGGATGATTTGCCCACGGACCAGCGGCTTTCATCATTCCAGAAAAATCCCGGTTCGGACAACGAGCTGCCCGTTTTATTTTTCCAGTATGGCCGTTATCTCAGCATTAGCAGCACGCGGGTGGGGTTATTGCCACCGAACTTGCAGGGGCTTTGGGCTAACCAGATCCAGACGCCCTGGAACGGAGATTATCACCTGGATGTGAACATTCAGATGAACCAGTGGCCGGTGGAGGTCGTCAACCTTTCGGAGCTCAATTTGCCGCTGGCTGATCTGGTAAAAGGATTGGTAAAACCCGGCGAAAAAACGGCGAAAGCATATTACAATGCCGATGGCTGGGTGGCGCACGTGATCACCAATGTCTGGGGTTTTACAGAACCTGGCGAAGAGGCTTCCTGGGGCGCAAGCAATGCAGGTTCGGGTTGGATCTGCAACAATCTTTGGGAACATTATGCATTTACATTAGACAAAGATTACCTCAAAGACATTTATCCCATCCTGAAAGGCGCGGCGGAATTTTACAACAGTGCATTGGTGCAACATCCAAAAACAGGCTGGCTGGTTACCGCTCCGTCCATTTCACCTGAAAACTCATTTTACCTGCCCAATGGCAAAACAGCCGCCATCTGCATGGGCCCAACGATTGATAACCAGATGACGCGGGAGCTTTTCACCAATGTCATCACGGCTTGCGAAGTGCTGGGCGTGGATGCCGCATTGAAAACAACATTGCAGAATAAATTGAAACAATTGCCGCCGCCGGGTGTGGTAGGAAGCGACGGCCGGCTGATGGAGTGGCTCGAAGAATACAAAGAAGTCGAGCCGAAACACCGCCACATTGCCCATTTGTACGGACTTTTCCCCGCACCGCTCATTACGCCGGAAAAAACGCCTGAACTCGCTGCTGCTTCCGCCAAAACGCTGGAAGCGCGCGGCGATGACAGTCCGGGCTGGTCGAAGGCTTATAAGCTGTTGTTTTGGGCGAGATTGCACGATGGTAACCGCGCTAATAAATTGCTGAAAGAACTCCTTGTGCCCACGCTGGATACGAATATGAACTACGGAGCAGGTGGCGGGGTGTATCCTAACATGCTCGTTGCCGGTCCACCATTCCAAATCGATGGGAACTATGGCGGCACAGCCGGGATCGCCGAAATGCTGATTCAAAGCCACGATGGTTACATTGACATTCTCCCCGCTATGCCGGATGCCTGGAAAGCCTCGGGTGAAGTGAAAGGTTTGAAAGCGCGCGGAAATTTTACCGTAGATTTTAAATGGGAAAACGGTAAAGTGACGGATTATAAGGTTTTGTCAAAAACACCCCGGAAAGTGTGGGTGAAAATGAATGGCGAAAAGAAGGAAATTACATCAACACATTAA
- a CDS encoding CBM35 domain-containing protein produces the protein MLVLVSFPSFSQSFEAESGTLANGADIQNCDACSSQKMVGNLGGGSVTIPVNVATAGNYRLTLSYATGDQRTINVTPNGGDFIAVTCPASGGWSAVASIGVNVPLQAGNNSIKLDNAFGYGPNVDKIVLTPLNTASIQTIAFGTNSRIDYDLSNGTYDVYFDNVKTIGEAFATANSDAMVNSTAGYTSRTYSSAPANDSFGSGTRHVITLTGGGQLEMQQVFYTYTGKNHFYTELILNGSGSNSYKNDAADFQCG, from the coding sequence ATGCTTGTTCTCGTTTCTTTTCCATCATTCTCGCAAAGCTTTGAAGCGGAATCCGGAACGCTGGCTAATGGGGCTGACATTCAAAATTGCGATGCCTGTTCATCGCAGAAAATGGTCGGGAACCTGGGCGGCGGATCGGTAACAATTCCGGTGAATGTAGCGACGGCAGGCAATTACAGGCTTACACTTTCTTATGCGACGGGCGATCAGCGGACGATTAATGTGACACCGAACGGAGGCGATTTCATCGCTGTCACTTGTCCTGCTTCCGGCGGCTGGTCTGCGGTGGCTAGCATCGGGGTGAATGTTCCGCTTCAAGCCGGTAACAACAGCATCAAGCTGGATAATGCGTTTGGTTATGGTCCTAATGTGGACAAAATCGTGCTGACGCCGCTTAATACGGCTTCCATCCAAACGATCGCTTTTGGCACCAACAGCCGCATTGATTATGACCTCAGCAACGGGACTTATGATGTGTATTTTGATAATGTCAAAACAATCGGGGAAGCATTCGCTACGGCCAATTCGGATGCAATGGTCAATAGTACAGCAGGTTATACAAGCCGGACTTATTCTTCCGCTCCTGCGAATGACAGCTTTGGTTCAGGAACGAGGCATGTCATTACATTAACAGGCGGCGGACAGCTTGAAATGCAGCAGGTTTTTTACACTTACACGGGAAAAAATCATTTTTATACCGAACTCATTCTCAACGGATCAGGCTCAAATTCCTACAAAAATGACGCCGCTGACTTCCAATGCGGTTGA